Proteins encoded within one genomic window of Halorussus salilacus:
- the truA gene encoding tRNA pseudouridine(38-40) synthase TruA, translated as MRAFRVAYDGRPFHGFQRQPDVPTVEGRLFDALAGLGVAAGKPEGYAAAGRTDAGVSAVAQTVAFECPDWLTPAALNSELPASIRAWASAEAPPDFHATHHAGYREYVYHLYAPDEDFARAEAALSRLSGENDFHNLTPDDENTVRSLDGEVRRDGDYLVFTLRAGGFVREMVRRVVSLVRAVATGDAEFEKVARVLGPERVEGPEGVAPAPAYPLVLADVGYPRLDFSVDEDGAASARDAFEELREERATGARVADEVVGRLRG; from the coding sequence ATGCGCGCCTTCCGGGTCGCCTACGACGGTCGCCCGTTCCACGGCTTCCAGCGCCAGCCCGACGTGCCCACGGTCGAGGGCCGACTCTTCGACGCCCTCGCCGGGCTCGGGGTCGCGGCGGGCAAGCCCGAGGGCTACGCCGCCGCGGGCCGGACCGACGCCGGGGTCTCGGCGGTCGCCCAGACCGTCGCGTTCGAGTGCCCCGACTGGCTGACCCCCGCGGCGCTCAACTCGGAGCTTCCGGCCTCGATCCGGGCGTGGGCCAGCGCCGAGGCACCTCCGGACTTTCACGCGACCCACCACGCCGGGTATCGGGAGTACGTCTATCACCTGTACGCGCCCGACGAAGACTTCGCGCGGGCCGAGGCCGCCCTGTCGCGGCTCTCGGGCGAGAACGACTTCCACAACCTCACGCCAGACGACGAGAACACGGTCAGGTCGTTGGACGGGGAGGTTCGTCGCGACGGCGACTATCTGGTGTTCACCCTGCGGGCGGGCGGGTTCGTCCGCGAGATGGTCCGGCGGGTGGTCTCGCTGGTGCGGGCGGTCGCGACCGGGGACGCGGAGTTCGAGAAGGTGGCACGCGTGCTTGGACCCGAGCGGGTCGAAGGACCCGAGGGCGTGGCCCCCGCCCCGGCGTATCCGCTGGTGCTGGCCGACGTGGGGTATCCGAGACTGGACTTCTCGGTGGACGAAGACGGGGCGGCGAGCGCTCGCGATGCCTTCGAGGAACTGCGCGAGGAGCGCGCGACGGGAGCGCGGGTCGCCGACGAGGTTGTCGGACGACTCCGCGGCTGA
- the hisS gene encoding histidine--tRNA ligase, which translates to MYDRIKGFRDFYPAEMGARREMFDVLEDTARRYGFREIGTPALERTQMYVDKSGEEIVEELYSFEDQGGRDVALTPELTPTVARMVVAKQQELAKPIKWFSTRPFWRYEEPQSGRKREFYQTNVDIFGSSEPEADAELLACAADALTGLGLTSEDFEFRVSHRDILGGLLEAFDANVDTEAAIRAVDKSEKVSDEEFYGLLTDAGLSYQQAEEFEALLDTPEDDLDDLVAFAGTDRVESAVENLSNVLAATADFGAREFCTLSLETARGLDYYTGTVFECFDSTGEVNRSVFGGGRYDDLIEGFGGQPTPAVGFAVGDATLTLLLQRAGVWPDEEVSTDYYVLQVGDTRDVAAEVTRDLRSRGFVVETDVSGRSFGAQLDYADSINAETVVIVGEQDLADGNVTVKDMESGDQTQVPVEAFPPEDVSRPTYEDFE; encoded by the coding sequence ATGTACGACCGAATCAAGGGATTCCGGGACTTCTATCCGGCGGAGATGGGCGCGCGACGCGAGATGTTCGATGTGCTCGAAGACACCGCGCGCCGGTACGGGTTCCGCGAGATCGGCACCCCCGCGCTCGAACGCACCCAGATGTACGTCGACAAGAGCGGCGAGGAAATCGTCGAGGAACTCTACAGCTTCGAGGACCAGGGTGGTCGCGACGTCGCGCTGACTCCCGAGCTCACGCCGACCGTCGCTCGGATGGTGGTGGCCAAACAGCAGGAGCTCGCCAAGCCAATCAAGTGGTTCTCGACCCGTCCGTTCTGGCGGTACGAGGAACCCCAGAGCGGCCGCAAGCGCGAGTTCTACCAGACGAACGTCGACATCTTCGGCTCGTCGGAACCCGAGGCCGACGCCGAGCTACTGGCGTGCGCTGCCGACGCGCTGACCGGCCTCGGACTGACCAGCGAGGACTTCGAGTTCCGGGTCAGCCACCGCGACATCCTCGGCGGCCTGCTCGAAGCGTTCGACGCCAACGTGGACACCGAGGCGGCGATTCGGGCAGTGGACAAGAGCGAGAAAGTCAGCGACGAGGAGTTCTACGGCCTGCTCACCGACGCCGGACTCTCCTACCAACAGGCCGAGGAGTTCGAGGCACTGCTCGACACGCCCGAGGACGACCTCGACGACCTCGTGGCGTTCGCCGGGACCGACCGCGTCGAGAGCGCGGTCGAGAACCTATCGAACGTGCTGGCGGCGACCGCCGACTTCGGCGCGCGCGAGTTCTGCACGCTCTCGCTGGAGACCGCCCGCGGGCTCGACTACTACACCGGCACCGTCTTCGAGTGCTTCGACTCGACCGGCGAGGTGAACCGCTCGGTCTTCGGCGGCGGGCGCTACGACGACCTCATCGAGGGTTTCGGCGGCCAGCCCACGCCCGCGGTCGGCTTCGCGGTCGGCGACGCCACGCTCACGCTCCTGCTCCAGCGCGCGGGCGTCTGGCCCGACGAGGAGGTGTCGACCGACTACTACGTCCTGCAGGTCGGCGACACCCGCGACGTGGCCGCCGAGGTCACCCGCGACCTTCGCTCGCGCGGCTTCGTCGTCGAGACCGACGTGTCGGGCCGGAGTTTCGGGGCACAGCTCGATTACGCCGATTCAATCAACGCCGAGACGGTCGTCATCGTCGGCGAGCAGGACCTCGCCGACGGGAACGTGACGGTCAAGGACATGGAATCGGGCGACCAGACGCAGGTTCCGGTAGAGGCGTTCCCGCCGGAGGACGTGTCACGGCCGACCTACGAGGATTTCGAGTAG
- the pepF gene encoding oligoendopeptidase F, with the protein MSSVPERSDVDPEYKWDLESIYETDDDWEAAYDEVEQRLDELTAYEGRLTEDGETLLSALELRDDIMREAKKIISYARMRSDEDTANQHYQALKSRSSSLSSKASSAASFMGPEIQELDGDELDRMLESTDGLETYDHYLHEVLRMAEHTRSAEVENVLAELGEVTGASGDIYNMLLNADLDFPTVEKPDGEGIEITQSNFTTLQKNPDREFRRTVYEEFYDRLGEVHNTIGTAYKNNVKTDVKLARIHDYDTAREAAMDGPNVPVEVYDNLVDTVRDNLDKLHRHADLKRESLGVEELRMWDLYMPMTETETPDVEYERAREYVVSALDALGDDYQNRVKEGFESRWVDVYETANKRSGAYSSGTYDTQPFILMNWQDDISSMFTLAHELGHSLHSQLTSENQPYVYGSYEIFVAEVASTVNETLLTHHLLETVEDPTFRRHVLNEYLERFRSTLYRQTMFADFEHRAHEVVEDGDALTPEKADEIYGDLKAEFYEPAVVGDRIAREWSRIPHFFNYSYYVYQYSTGMSAAVALADRILEEGEPAVEDYLRFLQSGSREYPLDLLEIAGVDMSSPEPIQRALDVYDDHLNEMAALIRD; encoded by the coding sequence ATGAGTTCGGTTCCCGAACGGTCGGATGTCGACCCCGAGTACAAGTGGGACTTGGAGAGCATCTACGAGACCGACGACGACTGGGAAGCTGCCTACGACGAGGTAGAGCAACGTCTCGACGAGCTGACGGCCTACGAGGGCCGACTCACCGAGGACGGCGAGACGCTCCTCTCGGCGCTCGAACTCCGCGACGACATCATGCGGGAGGCCAAGAAAATCATCTCCTACGCCCGGATGCGGAGCGACGAGGACACGGCGAATCAGCACTATCAGGCGCTGAAATCCCGTTCGAGCTCCCTGTCATCGAAGGCAAGCAGCGCCGCGAGTTTTATGGGGCCCGAGATTCAGGAGCTCGACGGCGACGAACTCGACCGGATGCTCGAGTCGACCGACGGGCTCGAGACCTACGACCACTACCTCCACGAGGTGTTGCGGATGGCCGAGCACACCCGGTCGGCCGAGGTCGAGAACGTGCTGGCGGAGCTCGGCGAGGTCACGGGCGCGTCGGGCGACATCTACAACATGCTGTTGAACGCCGACCTCGACTTCCCGACCGTCGAGAAGCCCGACGGCGAGGGCATCGAGATAACCCAGAGCAACTTCACCACGCTCCAGAAGAATCCGGATCGGGAGTTCCGCCGGACCGTCTACGAGGAGTTCTACGACCGGCTCGGTGAGGTCCACAACACCATCGGCACCGCGTACAAGAACAACGTGAAGACCGACGTGAAGCTCGCGCGAATCCACGACTACGACACCGCCCGAGAGGCCGCGATGGACGGGCCGAACGTCCCGGTCGAGGTGTACGACAACCTCGTGGACACCGTTCGCGACAACCTCGACAAGCTCCACCGCCACGCCGACCTCAAGCGCGAGAGCCTGGGAGTCGAGGAGCTCCGGATGTGGGACCTCTACATGCCCATGACCGAGACCGAGACCCCGGACGTGGAGTACGAACGGGCCCGCGAGTACGTCGTGTCGGCGCTGGACGCGCTCGGCGACGACTACCAGAACCGCGTGAAGGAGGGCTTCGAGTCCCGGTGGGTGGACGTGTACGAGACCGCGAACAAGCGGTCGGGCGCGTACAGCAGCGGCACGTACGACACCCAGCCGTTCATCCTGATGAACTGGCAGGACGACATCTCCTCGATGTTCACGCTCGCCCACGAACTGGGCCACTCGCTTCACTCCCAGCTCACCAGCGAGAACCAGCCGTACGTCTACGGGAGCTACGAGATATTCGTCGCGGAGGTCGCCAGCACGGTCAACGAGACCCTGCTGACCCACCACCTGCTCGAAACCGTCGAGGACCCCACCTTCCGGCGACACGTCCTCAACGAGTACCTCGAACGCTTCCGCTCGACGCTCTATCGCCAGACCATGTTCGCCGACTTCGAGCACCGGGCCCACGAGGTCGTCGAGGACGGCGACGCCCTGACCCCCGAGAAGGCCGACGAGATATACGGCGACCTCAAGGCGGAGTTCTACGAGCCCGCGGTCGTCGGCGACCGAATCGCCCGCGAGTGGTCGCGCATCCCTCACTTCTTCAACTACAGCTACTACGTCTACCAGTACAGCACCGGCATGAGTGCGGCGGTCGCGCTCGCCGACCGCATACTGGAGGAGGGCGAACCCGCGGTCGAGGACTACCTCCGGTTCCTCCAGAGCGGCTCGCGGGAGTACCCGCTCGACCTCCTCGAAATCGCGGGCGTCGACATGTCCTCGCCCGAACCCATCCAGCGCGCGCTCGACGTGTACGACGACCACCTCAACGAGATGGCGGCGCTCATCCGGGACTGA
- a CDS encoding methyl-accepting chemotaxis protein: protein MERRLLARYEDALWWSMDRLGVTESVERKVVAAVAIQFGISVALALLPLLVGGLARVAVAVGLLAASAVAFFNTFLVARRDLVGPITALDRGAEAIASGDLDARLPEADQHDELGRLVESFRDMRAYLRVVADQADALSRQEFDDPALDREVPGEFGASLDRMARSLRAYTQDLEATTDELESMTHDLERRSESLQRLVAAFADATERAEGGDLTATVEPDAAESDLHEEVADNYNALLATLAGTVGDLAAFADEVATASERAETDAREVSEASDEVAEAVGEISEGAAEQTDRLDEVVAEMSTLSATVEEIAASADEVADTAGTATDRAESGREAAREAVAELDRVDEGIDRAAEAVADLAADIEEIDEVASFIDEVATETNLLALNASVEAARAGERGDGFGVVADEVKNLAEETGEAADEITGRIESIQHRSEATLSDVEETREQVSRSVETVEDALRDFEDIADVVGDVDASVREISDATDQQAESATDVVAMVEEVAAIGEETAAEAQTAATASDQQARSLSAISERLESLSATADELDAVLGTFTLPDESSRVAPAREPAQTRAD, encoded by the coding sequence ATGGAACGCCGACTCCTCGCCCGGTACGAAGACGCGCTGTGGTGGTCGATGGACCGCCTCGGAGTGACCGAATCGGTCGAACGGAAGGTCGTCGCGGCGGTCGCCATCCAGTTCGGCATCTCGGTGGCGCTGGCTCTGCTCCCGCTACTCGTCGGAGGACTCGCGCGAGTCGCGGTCGCGGTCGGACTGCTCGCGGCGTCGGCGGTCGCCTTCTTCAACACCTTCCTCGTCGCCCGCCGGGACCTCGTCGGCCCCATCACGGCGCTCGACCGCGGGGCGGAAGCCATCGCGAGCGGCGACCTCGACGCCCGCCTCCCCGAGGCCGACCAGCACGACGAACTCGGCCGCCTCGTCGAGTCGTTCCGCGACATGCGGGCGTACCTCCGCGTCGTGGCCGACCAGGCCGACGCCCTCTCCAGACAGGAGTTCGACGACCCCGCCCTCGACCGGGAGGTGCCCGGCGAGTTCGGCGCGTCGCTCGACCGGATGGCACGGAGCCTCCGGGCCTACACCCAAGACCTCGAAGCGACCACCGACGAACTCGAATCGATGACCCACGACCTCGAACGCCGCTCGGAGAGCCTCCAGCGGCTCGTGGCGGCGTTCGCCGACGCGACCGAGCGCGCGGAGGGCGGCGACCTGACCGCGACCGTCGAACCCGACGCCGCGGAGAGCGACCTCCACGAGGAGGTCGCCGACAACTACAACGCCCTGCTCGCGACCCTCGCGGGGACGGTGGGCGACCTCGCGGCGTTCGCCGACGAGGTCGCCACCGCGAGCGAGCGCGCCGAGACCGACGCCCGCGAGGTCAGCGAGGCCAGCGACGAGGTCGCCGAAGCCGTCGGCGAGATATCCGAGGGCGCGGCCGAGCAGACCGACCGCCTCGACGAGGTGGTCGCCGAGATGAGCACCCTCTCGGCGACGGTCGAGGAGATTGCGGCGTCGGCCGACGAGGTCGCCGACACCGCGGGCACCGCCACCGACCGGGCCGAATCCGGCCGCGAGGCCGCCCGCGAGGCGGTCGCGGAACTCGACCGGGTGGACGAGGGCATCGACCGCGCGGCCGAGGCGGTCGCCGACCTCGCCGCCGACATCGAGGAGATCGACGAGGTGGCGTCGTTCATCGACGAGGTGGCGACCGAGACCAATCTGCTCGCGCTGAACGCCTCGGTCGAGGCGGCCCGCGCGGGCGAGCGCGGCGACGGCTTCGGCGTGGTCGCCGACGAGGTCAAGAACCTCGCCGAGGAGACCGGCGAGGCCGCCGACGAGATAACCGGCCGCATCGAGTCGATACAGCACCGGTCCGAGGCGACCCTCTCGGACGTCGAGGAGACCCGCGAACAGGTCTCCCGGAGCGTCGAGACCGTCGAGGACGCCCTCCGGGACTTCGAGGACATCGCCGACGTGGTCGGCGACGTGGACGCGAGCGTCCGCGAGATCAGCGACGCGACCGACCAGCAGGCCGAGTCGGCGACCGACGTGGTCGCGATGGTCGAGGAGGTGGCGGCCATCGGCGAGGAGACCGCCGCCGAGGCCCAGACCGCGGCGACGGCGAGCGACCAGCAGGCCCGGTCGCTGTCGGCCATCTCCGAGCGCCTGGAGTCGCTGTCGGCGACCGCCGACGAACTCGACGCCGTCCTCGGGACGTTCACGCTCCCCGACGAGTCCTCCCGGGTCGCCCCGGCCCGGGAACCCGCACAGACCCGCGCCGACTGA
- a CDS encoding SHOCT domain-containing protein translates to MRDSSVRFDKKTLLAVLSVLTFGLTAFFAVVGLEFLVPTTFVLGFFIVVPLVALLGDSLPFVESGGGDATAVGETAARTEDAPLKELRSRYARGELSDEEFERRLERLLETEELERHLESELDEGARRDRTVEYE, encoded by the coding sequence ATGCGAGACAGTTCGGTACGGTTCGACAAGAAGACGCTTCTCGCGGTGCTGTCGGTGCTGACGTTCGGCCTGACGGCGTTCTTCGCGGTGGTGGGGCTGGAGTTCCTCGTGCCGACGACCTTCGTCCTCGGGTTCTTCATCGTCGTGCCGCTGGTCGCGTTGCTCGGCGACTCGCTCCCGTTCGTCGAGAGCGGCGGTGGCGACGCTACGGCGGTCGGCGAGACGGCGGCCCGGACCGAGGACGCCCCGCTGAAGGAACTCCGGTCGCGGTACGCGAGAGGCGAGCTATCCGACGAGGAGTTCGAGCGCCGACTCGAACGCCTGCTGGAGACCGAGGAACTCGAACGACACCTCGAATCCGAACTCGACGAGGGAGCGAGGAGAGACCGGACCGTCGAGTACGAGTAG
- a CDS encoding DUF7411 family protein, with the protein MDLGLLYSGGKDSTLAALLLEDFYDVTLVTASFGVTDSWEYASRTADATGFDFETVELDDDVAAEAVEKMVEDGYPRNGIQHVHLHALEAVAGMDFDAVADGTRRDDRVPSVSRAQAQSLEDRHGVDYIVPLSGFGRGAVDALVDETLDVRTGPSEEIPKADYEDELRALLAREHDEKAVAKVFPDHTQTYVEGFSRADAE; encoded by the coding sequence ATGGACCTCGGTCTGCTCTACAGCGGCGGCAAGGACTCGACGCTCGCGGCGCTCCTGCTCGAAGACTTCTACGACGTGACGCTCGTCACGGCGAGCTTCGGCGTCACCGACTCGTGGGAGTACGCCAGCCGGACCGCCGACGCCACGGGCTTCGACTTCGAGACCGTCGAGCTGGACGACGACGTCGCCGCCGAGGCCGTCGAGAAGATGGTCGAGGACGGCTACCCCCGAAACGGCATCCAGCACGTCCATCTCCACGCGCTCGAAGCCGTCGCCGGGATGGACTTCGACGCGGTCGCCGACGGGACCCGGAGGGACGACCGGGTCCCCTCGGTCTCGCGCGCGCAGGCCCAGAGCCTCGAGGACCGCCACGGCGTCGACTACATCGTCCCGCTGTCGGGGTTCGGCCGGGGGGCGGTCGACGCGCTGGTCGACGAGACGCTCGACGTCCGGACGGGGCCGAGCGAGGAGATTCCGAAGGCCGACTACGAGGACGAACTCCGGGCGCTACTGGCCCGCGAGCACGACGAAAAGGCGGTCGCGAAGGTGTTTCCCGACCACACCCAGACGTACGTCGAGGGGTTCTCGCGCGCCGACGCCGAGTAA
- a CDS encoding DNA-binding protein — protein sequence MSEQPDDERLEELRKQKMQELQEQGGREEAQEQAQQQADAQKQAMLRQHLTDGARKRLNSVRMSKPDFADQVERQVLALAQSGRVNGKIDEQKMKELLRELKPDSKSFNIRRR from the coding sequence ATGAGCGAACAGCCCGACGACGAGCGGCTCGAAGAACTCCGCAAGCAGAAGATGCAGGAGCTTCAGGAGCAGGGCGGCCGGGAGGAAGCCCAGGAACAGGCCCAGCAACAGGCCGACGCCCAGAAGCAGGCCATGCTCCGCCAGCACCTCACCGACGGCGCGCGAAAGCGGCTCAACTCCGTCCGGATGAGCAAGCCCGACTTCGCAGATCAGGTCGAACGGCAGGTCCTCGCGCTCGCCCAAAGCGGCCGAGTCAACGGCAAGATCGACGAGCAGAAGATGAAGGAGCTCCTCCGGGAGCTGAAGCCCGACTCCAAGAGCTTCAACATCCGACGGCGCTGA
- the pan2 gene encoding proteasome-activating nucleotidase Pan2 has translation MSRSPPVPDQPTLELDPDMSERERLAALRDHFADLVDVNATLEERLDAARERRGRLREEVDRIERENDTLKTTSLYVATAEELTDDGVVIKQHGNNQEVLTEVSPRLREEIESGDRVAVNDSFTVQTVLDAETDARAQAMEVDESPDVGYGDIGGLEDQLQEVRETVEQPLENPEQFETVGIEPPSGVLLHGPPGTGKTMLAKAVANRTDATFIKMAGSELVQKFIGEGAKLVRDLFELASEREPAIVFIDEIDAVAAKRTDSKTSGDAEVQRTMMQLLSEMDGFEDRGEIRIIAATNRFDMLDQAILRPGRFDRLIEVPEPSQEAREKILAIHTREMNVADEVDFETLAAETDGYSGAHIESLTTEAGMFAIRDGRTEVTHGDFEDAMEKLDSEDDTGIVTEGSLPSYAY, from the coding sequence ATGTCGCGCAGTCCACCCGTCCCCGACCAACCCACGCTGGAACTCGACCCCGACATGAGCGAGCGGGAGCGGCTCGCGGCGCTTCGGGACCACTTCGCCGACCTCGTGGACGTGAACGCCACGCTCGAAGAGCGCCTCGACGCCGCCCGCGAACGCCGCGGGCGCCTCCGCGAGGAGGTCGACCGCATCGAGCGCGAGAACGACACGCTCAAGACCACCTCGCTGTACGTCGCGACCGCCGAGGAACTCACCGACGACGGCGTCGTTATCAAACAGCACGGCAACAACCAGGAGGTGCTGACGGAGGTGTCTCCGCGGCTCCGCGAGGAGATAGAGTCGGGCGACCGCGTCGCGGTCAACGACTCCTTTACGGTCCAGACCGTACTGGACGCCGAGACCGACGCCCGCGCGCAGGCGATGGAGGTCGACGAGTCGCCCGACGTCGGTTACGGGGACATCGGCGGCCTCGAAGACCAGCTTCAGGAGGTACGCGAGACCGTCGAACAGCCACTGGAGAACCCCGAGCAGTTCGAGACGGTCGGCATCGAGCCCCCGAGCGGGGTGCTCCTCCACGGCCCGCCCGGCACCGGCAAGACGATGCTGGCGAAGGCGGTCGCCAACCGGACCGACGCCACCTTCATCAAGATGGCGGGGTCCGAGCTCGTCCAGAAGTTCATCGGCGAGGGCGCGAAGCTGGTCCGGGACCTCTTCGAGCTGGCGAGCGAGCGCGAGCCAGCCATCGTCTTCATCGACGAGATAGACGCGGTGGCCGCCAAGCGGACCGACTCGAAGACCTCGGGTGACGCCGAGGTCCAGCGGACGATGATGCAACTGCTCTCGGAGATGGACGGCTTCGAGGACCGCGGGGAGATTCGCATCATCGCCGCCACGAATCGCTTCGACATGCTCGATCAGGCTATCCTCCGGCCCGGTCGCTTCGACCGGCTCATCGAGGTCCCCGAGCCGAGTCAGGAGGCCCGCGAGAAGATACTGGCCATCCACACCCGCGAGATGAACGTCGCCGACGAGGTGGACTTCGAGACGCTCGCGGCCGAGACCGACGGCTACAGCGGCGCGCACATCGAGAGCCTGACGACCGAGGCGGGGATGTTCGCCATCCGCGACGGCCGCACCGAGGTCACTCACGGGGACTTCGAGGACGCCATGGAGAAACTCGACTCCGAGGACGACACCGGTATCGTCACCGAGGGGTCGCTCCCGAGCTACGCGTACTGA
- a CDS encoding antitoxin VapB family protein: MGTKNISIRDDVYRKLKDSKQEDESFSDAIDRLMASREGDHPLYDLVGMLDDEDAERLRDRTERFRERVEEDMRRHE; this comes from the coding sequence ATGGGTACAAAGAACATCAGCATCCGTGACGACGTGTATCGGAAGCTCAAGGACTCGAAGCAGGAGGACGAGAGCTTCTCCGACGCCATCGACCGGCTGATGGCGTCCCGCGAAGGGGACCATCCGCTCTACGACCTCGTGGGGATGCTCGACGACGAGGACGCCGAGCGACTTCGCGACCGCACCGAACGCTTCCGCGAGCGAGTCGAGGAGGACATGCGTCGGCACGAATGA
- a CDS encoding M28 family metallopeptidase has translation MSDIDRLLGETWRDDYPWEFITRLTEIENRMGGHPGERRAADLVVEGFERAGARNVGVESFEMRRWSRGDAELAVTDPVERSFETIALPYSPPGEVRGELVDAGYGTPEELDELDLRGKIVVASTTTPEGSRFVHRMEKFGHAAAAGAEAFVFRNHKPGQLPPTGSLEFDAQAAVPGVGVSKETGAWLTDYADRGATASLRVDATTERATSHNAVAELGPDTDEEVVVVGHHDAHDIAEGALDNGCGITTVVAAAHLLAEMDLDTRVRIAGVGCEEIGLLGAEALAERLDLDDVRAVVNVDGAGRFRDLLAYTHGSEAMADLVEAVADEANQPVDTTDRVHPFSDHWPFLKRGVPALQLHSVSGERGRGWGHTHADTRDKVDDRNLREHAMLTALLVRKLAGTDEVPRRSPEAVAAELRADDYEAGMKAAGIWPEGWD, from the coding sequence ATGAGCGACATCGACCGCTTGCTCGGCGAGACGTGGCGCGACGACTATCCCTGGGAGTTCATCACTCGGCTGACCGAGATCGAGAACCGGATGGGCGGCCACCCCGGCGAGCGCCGGGCCGCCGACCTCGTGGTCGAGGGGTTCGAGCGCGCAGGCGCTCGGAACGTCGGCGTCGAGTCGTTCGAGATGCGCCGGTGGTCGCGCGGCGACGCCGAACTCGCGGTCACCGACCCCGTCGAGCGCTCGTTCGAGACAATCGCGCTCCCGTACTCGCCGCCCGGCGAGGTCCGGGGCGAACTCGTCGACGCCGGATACGGCACGCCGGAGGAACTCGACGAACTCGACCTCCGGGGTAAGATAGTCGTCGCGTCGACCACCACGCCCGAGGGGTCGCGGTTCGTCCATCGGATGGAGAAGTTCGGTCACGCCGCCGCTGCGGGCGCTGAGGCGTTCGTCTTCCGGAACCACAAGCCCGGACAGCTTCCGCCCACGGGGTCGCTGGAGTTCGACGCACAGGCCGCGGTCCCGGGCGTCGGCGTGAGCAAGGAGACCGGCGCGTGGCTCACCGACTACGCCGACCGGGGGGCGACCGCATCGCTGCGGGTGGACGCGACCACCGAGCGCGCCACCAGCCACAACGCGGTCGCCGAACTCGGTCCCGACACCGACGAGGAGGTCGTCGTGGTCGGCCACCACGACGCCCACGACATCGCGGAGGGCGCGCTCGACAACGGCTGTGGCATCACCACGGTCGTCGCCGCGGCCCACCTGCTCGCGGAGATGGACCTCGACACCAGAGTCCGAATCGCTGGCGTCGGCTGCGAGGAGATCGGCCTGCTCGGAGCCGAGGCGCTCGCCGAGCGCCTCGACCTCGACGACGTCCGCGCCGTCGTCAACGTCGACGGCGCGGGCCGGTTCCGCGACCTGCTCGCGTACACCCACGGCTCCGAGGCGATGGCAGACCTCGTTGAGGCGGTCGCCGACGAGGCCAACCAGCCCGTCGACACCACCGACCGCGTCCACCCGTTCAGCGACCACTGGCCCTTCCTCAAGCGCGGCGTGCCCGCGCTCCAGCTTCACAGCGTCTCCGGCGAGCGCGGCCGCGGGTGGGGTCACACTCACGCCGACACCCGCGACAAGGTCGACGACCGCAACCTCCGGGAACACGCGATGCTCACGGCACTCCTCGTCCGCAAACTCGCGGGGACCGACGAGGTGCCCCGCCGGAGCCCGGAGGCGGTCGCGGCCGAACTCCGCGCGGACGATTACGAGGCGGGGATGAAGGCCGCGGGCATCTGGCCCGAGGGCTGGGACTGA
- a CDS encoding DUF5808 domain-containing protein, which produces MADRPSTGTLFGVPYNFERPSIGRMLSAYWKPGDGMLVEKPFGVGYTLNLANWRSWLVLAVAGALLWHERQGDAAEPRDQPVEVVVDDD; this is translated from the coding sequence ATGGCAGACAGACCCAGCACCGGAACCCTCTTCGGCGTGCCGTACAACTTCGAGCGTCCGAGCATCGGGCGCATGCTGTCGGCGTACTGGAAACCCGGCGACGGGATGCTCGTCGAGAAACCGTTCGGCGTCGGCTACACGCTCAACCTCGCCAACTGGCGGTCGTGGCTCGTGCTGGCGGTCGCTGGCGCGCTCCTCTGGCACGAGCGTCAGGGCGACGCCGCGGAACCCCGAGACCAGCCGGTCGAGGTCGTCGTCGACGACGACTGA
- a CDS encoding PIN domain-containing protein, whose product MILDSCFLIDLMANDESAVAKLDELVETATPTSVSTLTVTEVGSGLRDESERDEFDGILDRVDLIPFGVAESRRAAHLQRRLRSEGHPVGAIDVMIAATALEHGTGVVTRNVSEFRRIDGVRVSPY is encoded by the coding sequence ATGATCCTGGACTCGTGTTTTCTCATCGACCTGATGGCGAACGACGAGTCGGCGGTCGCGAAACTCGACGAACTGGTCGAGACCGCGACGCCCACGAGCGTCTCGACACTGACGGTCACCGAGGTCGGAAGCGGCCTGCGAGACGAATCGGAGCGCGACGAGTTCGACGGGATTCTCGACCGAGTCGATCTGATCCCGTTCGGCGTGGCCGAGTCACGTCGTGCGGCGCACCTACAGCGACGACTGCGGTCCGAAGGCCATCCGGTCGGAGCAATAGACGTGATGATCGCGGCGACGGCGCTAGAGCACGGCACAGGGGTCGTGACCCGCAACGTCTCGGAGTTCCGGCGAATCGACGGGGTTCGGGTCTCGCCGTACTGA